The genomic DNA GTCACCTCAAACCTTCTGCTTGTAAATTTTAATTATTATTGTCTCTTGAAATATGTGACAAAATACAAGAAAACGCTTATACTTGAAAAATGGAGGGATGAGAGATGAGCGATATTATACCAATAAAAGGAAATGTTAAGTATTCGATTACCCTTGACCCAGGTGTGTGGATATTTGATGATCGCCGCATTGATTTACATACATATTTTGATCAAGGACAAAAAGAAGAAGAAACAGATCAGGATTATATTGAAAAAACGGCCAAGCATTTTGAACGTGAAATACGCGAAGGAGCTGTTTTTCCACCGACATTAAAAACGGAACAAAAATATGAAAAAGAAAAAGTGTTAACAGGCTCCTTTGCAATGCCTTTAAAGCCTTTTTTAATTAATGCTTCCCCAAATGAAGACGCTCATGCCGTTATTTTCCATACCGAAACGGATGAAATCGAAATGAGCCTAGAAGATGCAAAGGAAGTGATTTTAGCGTTTAGTCGAGATGGAAAACCGCTAAAAGAAGACGGACCGATACACGTCTATTTTCCAGATGGGTCGAACCGTCACAACCCGATTAGACGAGTACGTGAAATTATCGTGAAATAGGGGGAAAGCTCCCTTTCCCCTTTTATTCCCATTAAGGAAGCATAGCTTGCAGCAGCTGAACTGAAAGGGGAGCTAAGCTCTCATACCATGAATCTGGCTGTATAAAGCTTGGCCGCCCAGATTTTCTTTATAATAAGTCGGCTGCTAATTGGGCTAATCCTGATCGCTCCCCTTTTATCAGCTTTACGTGTCCAGAGATTTCTTGATCTTTAAACTTTTCGACAACATACGTTAATCCGTTGTTGTATTCATCTAAATAAGGATGATCAATTTGCGCCGGATCACCCATTAAAACGATTTTACTTTTCTCACCAACCCTTGTTAAGATTGTTTTCACTTCATGTTTCGTTAAGTTTTGGGCTTCATCAATAATGATAAATTGTTCTGGAATACTTCTGCCGCGAATGTATGTTAATGCTTCCACTTCAATCGATCCCATCCCCGCTAATATGGCATCTAATTCACCAGGTTTTTTTGTATTAAATAAATATTCAAGATTATCATAAATCGGCTGCATCCAAGGCCGTAATTTTTCTTCTTTTTCCCCAGGAAGAAAACCGATATCTTTCCCAATTGGAACGATCGGCCTTGCTACTAACAGCTTTTTATATTCTCCGATGTCCTCTGTTTGCATAAGACCGCTAGCGAGTGCTAATAACGTTTTTCCAGTTCCCGCTTTTCCAATCATCGTTACAAGTTGTATATCTTTTCTCATCAACAATTCAAAAGCCATAATTTGTTGAACATTCCTTGGTTTTATTCCCCATACATGATCGTAATCAAAAATTAAGCGTCTAACTCGCTTCCCTGTTTTATCGACAATACCGATTGCGGATTGTGAACCTCCAAGCGCATCTTTCATGACAATGAATTGATTTGGATAGAAGGGATGATTGGTTATTTCAGATAGAATAAGTTCATTTTTTTCATAAAAACGGCTTAAGTTTTCTGTACTTATGTAAAGGTCTAGGTAACCCGTGTATATGTGATTAATTTCAACAACACGATCACTTAAAAAATCTTCTGCATTTAGTCCAATAGCATCTGCTTTCACACGTACTAACGCATCTTTACTAACAAGGATAACAACTTTGCCATCTTCCTTTGCTTGTTCTTCTAATGATAAGTTTTTCGCTATAGCTAATATACGGTTGTCATTCGTTTTCTCAACAAATATATCACGCAATTGCTGAAAGGAACGATGATTTAATTCGATTCTTAACGTTCCCCCATTTGGCAATGGGATTTTTTCATGAAGACGTCCTTGTTGTCTAAGCTGATCCATTAATTTAGAAACTTGTCTAGCATTTCGTCCAATTTCATCCATATATCGTTTTTTCGAATCCACTTCTTCTAACACGACAGCAGGAATCACCACTTCATTTTCTTCAAATGAAAAAATGGAATAGGGATCTTGCAACAGGACATTTGTATCCAAAACATAGATTTTTCCCAACATTTCGCCTCCTGCTCCGATTTTTTTTGAATTACCAATTGCTTTAAAGATTGGAAAAAGTCCTTTGTTGCTAAAATATATGTATTGATGCATAAAGATAGAAGATTAAATAAACAATAATGGCAAAAGAAAAGCTTCGCATAAAAAAGGAGTGAAAATATGCGAATAGTATTGATTTTAGTCGTATTTCTTCTTACCTTTTTAACCGGATGCTCCGCCAACGAAAATGCTCATGAGGATGTTCCTGATGAATACAAAACAAGAGCGATCACAGTGAAAGATTCAGTACAGGAAAAGGTGGATCGAAAAACAGGTCAACAAATTGCAAAGCATCTCGTGGAATTAGCGAATCGAGTCCCGGATGTACAAAATACAACTGCTGTCGTTCTCGGACAATATGCTGTTGTTGGAATTGATGTTGATCAAAACTTAGACCGAAACAAAGTCGAGTCAATAAAATATTCGGTTGCCGAGGCATTAAAGCATGATCCATATGGGGCTAATGCTGTTGTTGTCGCAGATCCTGATACGATCAAAAGATTACAAAATATCGCTGCTAGTATACAGGATGGAAGACCTATTGGTGGCATATTAGATGAATTAGCTGCCATCGTTGGACGTGTCATGCCTAATATTCCTAGTGATATTATCGATAATCAAGAAAAAAAGCCAACGAAACAATTTGAAGATCAATTGCCACAAAACAAAGAACGTCAATTGAAAAAAGAACAAAATGACCAATCAAATCAACAAATGAAAAAATAAAAACTAGTCGATTGTAAAGATTTGTGAATACAAAAAGCTTAGTCTAAAAAACTCAGACTAAGCTTTTTTCATCACATCCATCACTTGTTTATCAAGGCGTGCAGCTGCTTTTTCATCATATGTTTTTACGTAGGCCGGCTCCACTGAAATTTTAGCGCCATAAAACATGACATCACGTACTTCAGAAATATTCAATTCTATTAAAGCAAGCTTAAGTGGAACTTCGTCAAGTTTTTCTTTTTTTACATGAGCATTCCCGCTAATTGAGTATGTAGATTCATTGGTGATCAGCGTGATGACCGTTGCGGGATGATGATGAATATTTTTCACAATTCGTGAACGGTTGTCTACCGCAAAATAAATTCGTTTTTCATCAGGGGCATACACCCAGGAAATGGCACTTACATTTGGTGCTCCAGTTTCATAATCAATGGTTGCAACTGTCACAAAGTGCTCTTGCTGTAAGCTTTTAAATAGTGGTTCAATTAAAACAGTTTCTACCTTATTAGCCAAGACTTACACCTCCAACACCAAGTCTTACTTCCATCTTACTCTTTTTTATCTTTCAGTTCCATAAAAAAATGGAATTCGTATATGATGAAAAAACATGGTATACTTCATTTGATACACCTTTATAGAAAGGTTGAGTTGCAAATGCGGGTAAAATGTGTTCTTTGTGATCAAGTAGACGTGATTGACGATGATTCTCCCCTAGCCAAAAGATTACGAAATCGACCAATTCATACATATATGTGTCATGAATGCCATGAACGGATCACCAAACGGACAAATGAACGAATGAACACTGGGCGGTTTAAACTGTACCGAGATCAAAAAAGCGAAAAGAAATGGTGATGTAGATTGTAAATAAAAAATCCTTCAGGCTTACCTGAAGGATTTTTTATGGAATATTAATCATCATCTTATTGTTCAGCCTTTTTGGAACGATGTAAACGAATTTTATAAATAATTAAAATGAGTGCAGCTACAACAAGACCTTCCGCAACCGGCAAAAAGATTCCTAAAAACGTTAATATCGTACATCCAAATCCAAGAAATAAATAGATGATCGCTGATTTTAAAATTGGCAGTTTTTTCGCAAATCCTAATTTGTAAACTATTATGGATAAAATGAGAATCGTTATATATAAATACCACATTCCGGCTTCAGGCTGTTCATCAACACGATAAAGAGTTGCAAAAAACGATAACCTCTCCTGCACGTCTACCATGATCTCGCCCCCATTGAAAACGATTAAGATTTTTCTGCTAATTTTTTTCTTTTTGCTATTTTTTCCCGTTCATTTTTATCTAATATTTTCTTTCTTAAACGAATAGATTTGGGCGTTACTTCACAATATTCATCTTCATTTAAATATTCTAATGCCTCTTCTAGAGACATCCGTCGCGGTTTTTTCATCCCCACTGTTTGTTCTTTCGTGGATGAACGGATATTTGTTTGTTGTTTCACTTTACAAATATTTACAACAAGGTCATTTTCACGATTATGCTCACCTACAATCATCCCCGCATACACTTCCGTACCTGGTTCCACAAAAATTGTGCCACGATCTTCCACTTGTTGAATTCCATATGAAGTCGCTTTACCACTTTCCATCGAAATTAATACACCTTGCCGTCTACCCCCGACTTGACCATTCTGCATTGGTTGATAGCTATCAAATGAATGATTTAAAATTCCATATCCACGTGTAATGGACATAAACTCAGTTGTATAGCCAATTAAACCACGAGATGGAACCATAAATATGAGTCGGACCTGTCCATTCCCATTATTAATCATATCAACCATTTCACCTTTTCGAGCTCCCAGCGATTCCATGACAGCACCTGTATATTCCTCAGGAACATCGACTTGAACGCGTTCTACTGGTTCCGAGCGGACGCCATCGATTTCCTTCACAATCACCTCTGGTTTAGATACTTGCAATTCATACCCTTCTCGCCTCATATTTTCAATTAATATTGATAAATGGAGCTCACCACGCCCAGAAACAATCCAAGCATCTGGGGAATCAGTTGCTTCCACCCGTAAACTAACATCTGTTTGCAGCTCATGCATAAGGCGTTCTTCAATCTTTCTTGCTGTCACATACTTCCCTTCACGTCCGGCAAATGGACTATTATTGACCAAAAACGTCATTTGTAATGTCGGTTCGTCTATACGCAACACAGGGAGTGCTTCAAGATGATCAACTGGGCAAATCGTTTCTCCTACATTGATATCTTCCATACCTGATACAGCAACAAGATCTCCAGCTTTTGCCTCGTCAATTTCGATCCTTTTTAAGCCTTGAAAACCAAACATTTTTGTAATTCGGAAATTTTTTATAGATCCATCTAGCTTCATTAAAGAAACTTGTTGGCCTACTTTCATCGTTCCACGGAAAACACGTCCAATCCCTATACGACCAACATACTCATTATAATCAAGTAGCGCTACTTGAAATTGTAATGGGTCAAGATGATTGTCAACAGGCACTGGAATATGCTCGAGTATTGTATCAAAAAGCACTTGCATATTTTCCTTTTGCTTCTTTGGGTTCGGGTCAGTACTTGCCGTACCATTTAGAGCCGAAGCGTATATAACAGGGAATTCAAGCTGTTCATCATTTGCCTCCAATTCGATAAACAGTTCGATCACTTCATCGACAACTTCTTCAGGTCGCACAAAATCACGATCAATTTTGTTCACAACGACAATAGGAGTTAAATTTTGTTCAAGTGCTTTTTTTAATACAAAGCGTGTTTGTGGCATGCAGCCTTCATAAGCATCGACTACTAACAGTACACCGTCAACCATTTTCATGATTCGTTCTACTTCTCCACCAAAATCAGCATGTCCTGGTGTATCTAAGATATTTATTTTTGTCCCTTTATATTGAATGGCAGTGTTTTTAGCTAAAATCGTAATCCCACGTTCCCGCTCAAGATCATTTGAATCCATCGCCCGTTCAGCCACTTGTTCATTTTCACGAAA from Bacillus alveayuensis includes the following:
- a CDS encoding hypothetical protein (product_source=Hypo-rule applied): MSDIIPIKGNVKYSITLDPGVWIFDDRRIDLHTYFDQGQKEEETDQDYIEKTAKHFEREIREGAVFPPTLKTEQKYEKEKVLTGSFAMPLKPFLINASPNEDAHAVIFHTETDEIEMSLEDAKEVILAFSRDGKPLKEDGPIHVYFPDGSNRHNPIRRVREIIVK
- a CDS encoding PhoH-like ATPase (product_source=KO:K07175; cath_funfam=3.40.50.300; cog=COG1875; ko=KO:K07175; pfam=PF02562,PF13638; smart=SM00382,SM00670; superfamily=52540), which produces MGKIYVLDTNVLLQDPYSIFSFEENEVVIPAVVLEEVDSKKRYMDEIGRNARQVSKLMDQLRQQGRLHEKIPLPNGGTLRIELNHRSFQQLRDIFVEKTNDNRILAIAKNLSLEEQAKEDGKVVILVSKDALVRVKADAIGLNAEDFLSDRVVEINHIYTGYLDLYISTENLSRFYEKNELILSEITNHPFYPNQFIVMKDALGGSQSAIGIVDKTGKRVRRLIFDYDHVWGIKPRNVQQIMAFELLMRKDIQLVTMIGKAGTGKTLLALASGLMQTEDIGEYKKLLVARPIVPIGKDIGFLPGEKEEKLRPWMQPIYDNLEYLFNTKKPGELDAILAGMGSIEVEALTYIRGRSIPEQFIIIDEAQNLTKHEVKTILTRVGEKSKIVLMGDPAQIDHPYLDEYNNGLTYVVEKFKDQEISGHVKLIKGERSGLAQLAADLL
- a CDS encoding YhcN/YlaJ family sporulation lipoprotein (product_source=TIGR02898; cleavage_site_network=SignalP-noTM; pfam=PF09580; superfamily=160240; tigrfam=TIGR02898); amino-acid sequence: MRIVLILVVFLLTFLTGCSANENAHEDVPDEYKTRAITVKDSVQEKVDRKTGQQIAKHLVELANRVPDVQNTTAVVLGQYAVVGIDVDQNLDRNKVESIKYSVAEALKHDPYGANAVVVADPDTIKRLQNIAASIQDGRPIGGILDELAAIVGRVMPNIPSDIIDNQEKKPTKQFEDQLPQNKERQLKKEQNDQSNQQMKK
- a CDS encoding putative pyridoxamine 5'-phosphate oxidase family protein (product_source=COG5015; cath_funfam=2.30.110.10; cog=COG5015; pfam=PF01243; superfamily=50475), which codes for MANKVETVLIEPLFKSLQQEHFVTVATIDYETGAPNVSAISWVYAPDEKRIYFAVDNRSRIVKNIHHHPATVITLITNESTYSISGNAHVKKEKLDEVPLKLALIELNISEVRDVMFYGAKISVEPAYVKTYDEKAAARLDKQVMDVMKKA
- a CDS encoding vacuolar-type H+-ATPase subunit I/STV1 (product_source=COG1269; cog=COG1269; pfam=PF14036; superfamily=82866; transmembrane_helix_parts=Inside_1_22,TMhelix_23_45,Outside_46_54,TMhelix_55_89,Inside_90_102), with protein sequence MVDVQERLSFFATLYRVDEQPEAGMWYLYITILILSIIVYKLGFAKKLPILKSAIIYLFLGFGCTILTFLGIFLPVAEGLVVAALILIIYKIRLHRSKKAEQ
- a CDS encoding GTP-binding protein (product_source=KO:K06207; cath_funfam=2.40.30.10,2.40.50.250,3.30.70.240,3.30.70.870,3.40.50.300; cog=COG1217; ko=KO:K06207; pfam=PF00009,PF00679,PF03144,PF14492; smart=SM00382,SM00838; superfamily=50447,52540,54980; tigrfam=TIGR01394); translated protein: MERRHDLRNIAIIAHVDHGKTTLVDQLLRQSGTFRENEQVAERAMDSNDLERERGITILAKNTAIQYKGTKINILDTPGHADFGGEVERIMKMVDGVLLVVDAYEGCMPQTRFVLKKALEQNLTPIVVVNKIDRDFVRPEEVVDEVIELFIELEANDEQLEFPVIYASALNGTASTDPNPKKQKENMQVLFDTILEHIPVPVDNHLDPLQFQVALLDYNEYVGRIGIGRVFRGTMKVGQQVSLMKLDGSIKNFRITKMFGFQGLKRIEIDEAKAGDLVAVSGMEDINVGETICPVDHLEALPVLRIDEPTLQMTFLVNNSPFAGREGKYVTARKIEERLMHELQTDVSLRVEATDSPDAWIVSGRGELHLSILIENMRREGYELQVSKPEVIVKEIDGVRSEPVERVQVDVPEEYTGAVMESLGARKGEMVDMINNGNGQVRLIFMVPSRGLIGYTTEFMSITRGYGILNHSFDSYQPMQNGQVGGRRQGVLISMESGKATSYGIQQVEDRGTIFVEPGTEVYAGMIVGEHNRENDLVVNICKVKQQTNIRSSTKEQTVGMKKPRRMSLEEALEYLNEDEYCEVTPKSIRLRKKILDKNEREKIAKRKKLAEKS